Part of the Thermodesulfovibrio thiophilus DSM 17215 genome, TTAAATATTTGGCTATTAAAGAGAAAATTTAATATATATGAATTTAAACCTTAGCGTGTATAGTTGAAGTTTATTTGACTAAGAATTTATATATTTTTTAAAATCTATAAACTAATTTATAAACTTATCCTGAAGGATAGGTTATAAAGCCATGAAGGTAAAATAATTTGCTTTCATGGCTTATTTTTTGAAAATGATCAGGATATATATGCATAAAATTCAATTCTTTATTTTGTTTTCAATATTTCTACATATTTTATTTTTTATTGCATTGTTAAGTTTTGCTTATCGTGTCAAGGACAACAGTAAAATTGAAGTTTTTATTGTAACCGAATTTTCTACTCCTGTTAGAGAAAATTTGAATATAACAAAAAGTTTGCAAAAAAAACAGAAAAATTATTATACACAAATACAACAGAAATCAAACAACACAACAGATGCTAAAGAAATTAATGCAGAACCTTCAGAATCAATAAAATCTAATACTAAATCCATCAAAGAAACATGCTGCGCTGTTTCGTCCTCTCCTGTAATATCAAGAACATCAGAAAGGTCATTAAGAATCGAAAGTGATAATCAAAGTCGCAGTGATAACAGGATTATAGATACTACCTTTGGCGCAGTTAACGGACCTCAGTTTATCTACAGAGAAACCCCGGTTTACCCTAAAATTGCAAGAAGGCTTGGAAAGGAAGGAAGAGTAGTTCTTAGACTTATAATAAATGAACATGGTAAGCTTATAGATATTGAAGTTATTGAAAAGGCTCCATATGGTTTTACAGAATCAGCTATAGATGCCGTAAAAAAATCAAAATTTTACCCTGCTATAAAAGA contains:
- a CDS encoding energy transducer TonB; amino-acid sequence: MHKIQFFILFSIFLHILFFIALLSFAYRVKDNSKIEVFIVTEFSTPVRENLNITKSLQKKQKNYYTQIQQKSNNTTDAKEINAEPSESIKSNTKSIKETCCAVSSSPVISRTSERSLRIESDNQSRSDNRIIDTTFGAVNGPQFIYRETPVYPKIARRLGKEGRVVLRLIINEHGKLIDIEVIEKAPYGFTESAIDAVKKSKFYPAIKDGKAVACKAILPVRFILK